TAGCAAACGTTGAAAATGGGGTTAAAAGAGCCTGATTCTTCTGCAAAGGAAAGGGATCAGAATACCCCAGATTGATGAACAAATAAGGACCCATATTTTAGGTCAAAGCCCGGCCAATCATATCTAAGCGGAGAAGTTAATCCGCGGGGCTTATTAAATCTCGCTTCTGCCCCGTAGAAAGGATGTGCGACGTCATCGCCACCGCCATGTCCTGGCAGGGCTCTCTTATCTTATCACTCCCTTATCGATAGGTTCATCACCAATTCCCGGCTCCCGGGTAGCGGTTTGACTTTCAGTAACCAATTCTCATATTCCCCAATTTATGACTTGAAGCTAGGtctgatgctgttgatggatggCGCCGCTATACTATTAGCTAGCATCTAATCCGCCTAGGTACTTCTTGTGGAGCAAACTATAGGCTGTGCCTGCTCAGGTGTGTGATATGATAATGTGGTCTGTAGGAAGGACGGAAGTCTGGATAACATGACCGTGAGGTGGGCTCAGGCTGCTGGGTCTTGGTGCCTTAGGCACCCATAACCCAAACATCGAAGTGACGCTAAGCCAAAATGGGTCCCGGAGTTGCTCCGTGCTGAGTGGGGTAGTCGGGGAGGTTGGCTGGGGGGTCCGGGACTTAACCCGGGAAGTGGAGCACGGGGGAGTGGAGTTCGCGTGAGAAAGACGGGCCGCGTTTCTTTTATCTTGGAATGTTATATTTGATCGACAAATGCTCTTCATTAACCATGCGCTTATGAAACAGATGTACCCCTATAAAAAAAGTCAGACGAGAATGTCCATACCGTGCATTGCCAGTTTGTGGGCGTCTTCTCATGCACCGACGGCCCTTTATGTGATGCAGGCTTTTAAGTGCTGGTGTTGATTCGGTTCGTAGCTGCCTAAGACGACGAATGGGAGACCTATATTCACCATGACGATTAATTAGGAAGAAATCGTAGTGATTGGATCAAGCCCTGCGATTGGAATAAGTGCAATACTGCGCGCTAGGTGCACACACTATACAGCATAAACGAGCGTCGAGGAATTCGCACATATAAGGAGGTTTGCCATGTCGTGAGAGCTCTAACGGGATCTGCAAATCAATATCTGTTatctttcctcttccttgtaTCCACGGGGCGACATCTCTGTGAGGCTTGGGTTGGAAATGAGGGCTACTGTGAGAAAtcccaagatgaagaaaggTGGTAATAAAGCTACAGACGTCATAGTGactggaagaggaagaagaagaagaagaggttttTCTAATCCTGATATAGTTTGTCGATTGTCGTTCCCGGTTGGCAATACTATGAGCAAGGCCATTTACCATTCTATCACTCTCTGCTCGCCGGCTTGTCCCCGTATCCAGTCCTGCCAAGTCCTCAACGATAGCCTGGCTCTCCTCCTGCCCTCCATGACCAAGGTCATGTTGAAAATGCGATGCAAAGGCTCTACCGGTGAGTCGGCATCCCtatccatcatctctggcGCCAGAGTCCCCTCTTCCACCCTTCTCAACTGGTCCTCGTATGCGGCCGACTTCTCCCTTTCCATAATGGCTTCTACAATCCTCGCAGACAGGACGGTGTCCCACATGCCAACCATTTTTGGCCGCTTGAGGAGCTTAATCGCACGTCGCCGGATCTGCTGTGTGAGCCCAGAGTGGGCGAGGATGAATAGAGGGGTAGACGTTGGAGGACTCGGTACCAGAAGCTTGTCGTGACTCTCTccgctgaggttgaggatctcCTCTGCCAGTTCGATAAGTCTCATACCAGCCGCAGGCAACCCCGCTTGTCTCTTTACCAGGTCAGGTTCGTCTGGGTCTTTCAAGAGGATGAAGCGGCTAGTTCCCTGGTATAGCTTCAAAGTAAGCAGCGTTCTGTTGACCCAGGAGTCTGCGAGATAGTCCGATGCCTCGGCTTCTCTGACATGCACCTGGAATGACTGGATGGCACGGGAGATCTCAGCAAAACAACGAATCTCAGGCTCCTGTTTTAAGGCAATTGACTCCATCAAACCCACATCGCCAGTACCAAGGAAAATGTCCTTGATCTGGTTAGCGTGCCTCTGCATGAAGAATACGAGCCCATTCAACAACGACTCGGATGCCCGACTAGCCCGCGTCAGGTTCTCGATTGTAAGGTATGGCGTCTTGGACGGTGCCGTGTACGTCCGCCACTCAGTGAAGCTATCATGCCTTGATATCAGCATCGGCACGTCTGAGATGCCTCCCCGACTGAGTGCCTGATCCGAGATCTGGAAGCCCGTGAGAATGGAGCTAATGGATGACAGTGATATCGGGCTGatgcttgctgctggctcGGATGACGAACTCGGTCGACTCTTCCGATTCCCTagggcttcttcttcctgctgAATCTCTTGGAGCAGCTTGTAGCCAGCTCTGAGATGGATGCGAGCCTGGTCTTGAAGTCCCTCAAAATGGCAGACGCACGTAAAGATTGCGCTGACGACGAGGGCTCTCCATCTGTCAGTATAGGTTGGGGCCGTTAGACATTTGACAGAGGCATTAAACTGCTGCACAGCAAAGGTGCTCTTGGCGTGTTGATCCGGGGATGCAGACAGGTAGCTCTCATGGACGCACCCGAAGCTGACGGCGGCGTGCCAGATGGCTGGGTCGGATTGACATATCCTCGGAAGCTCCAGCCGCCAAAACTCAGAGTCAAAGGTGGTGGCAATAGCTGGAGCGGTGACTTCCATGAAGAAACGATAGCTTCTTATCTCTTCAAGATTCTTTGGCGGCAGGACAAGTCTAGAGTCGGCAGCTGGGTGCGAGTCTGCCGTGTCTCTCTTGGTCGACCCAGACGCGGGTGCGTAGCCATCGCATTTGCGCCCAGTCGAGAGACATCGGTGACACTCAGGTTTTGCTTCATCGCAGCGTACTCTTCGGATCCTTGATGCGGCGGTCAGAAGCTTCTCTAACGAGCCTTCGGTGGAAGAACGTACTTGCAGGTGACACACCCAGTCCGGACCTTTTTGTGAGGAGCTCGTCTCTTGGGTCCTGTGCCAGGATGGTCATTCTTTTCGGCCATGGCAACTGTTGTAGCAAAATCATGtccgtccttggccttccttCCCCGAGATTTGTCTTGGAGGTGGTGCTTACTGTGGTTAGGGCCGTGAGGCGGCGTGCGTCATTCATTGTACGACCCGACCAATCATAAGCTGCAGCCGACGCTAGGAGAAGCTGATTGGCTCCCCATCTCTAGACATATCCTCGTAACCCTAACCTAAGATGAGGTTTCGGAGCTTATTCATTTCAGCCTTGAATCTTACCAGGAGCGGCTGTGCTAACTACAGCTTTGCGACCCTACCAATCACATCATTCCCTGTATCTTCAACGGCTCTGGTTGGCTATGCTCACCTGAGTCTTGCGGACCAGG
This is a stretch of genomic DNA from Fusarium keratoplasticum isolate Fu6.1 chromosome 15, whole genome shotgun sequence. It encodes these proteins:
- a CDS encoding Zn(2)-C6 fungal-type domain-containing protein, giving the protein MAEKNDHPGTGPKRRAPHKKVRTGCVTCKIRRVRCDEAKPECHRCLSTGRKCDGYAPASGSTKRDTADSHPAADSRLVLPPKNLEEIRSYRFFMEVTAPAIATTFDSEFWRLELPRICQSDPAIWHAAVSFGCVHESYLSASPDQHAKSTFAVQQFNASVKCLTAPTYTDRWRALVVSAIFTCVCHFEGLQDQARIHLRAGYKLLQEIQQEEEALGNRKSRPSSSSEPAASISPISLSSISSILTGFQISDQALSRGGISDVPMLISRHDSFTEWRTYTAPSKTPYLTIENLTRASRASESLLNGLVFFMQRHANQIKDIFLGTGDVGLMESIALKQEPEIRCFAEISRAIQSFQVHVREAEASDYLADSWVNRTLLTLKLYQGTSRFILLKDPDEPDLVKRQAGLPAAGMRLIELAEEILNLSGESHDKLLVPSPPTSTPLFILAHSGLTQQIRRRAIKLLKRPKMVGMWDTVLSARIVEAIMEREKSAAYEDQLRRVEEGTLAPEMMDRDADSPVEPLHRIFNMTLVMEGRRRARLSLRTWQDWIRGQAGEQRVIEW